The DNA region CGCTGCCGGCAGCGTCCAAGAGACGCAGGCCGACGTTCAGGTCGCCCGGCAGCTCGAAGCCGTCGGTGGTCAGCTCGAGGCCGGCAAAGAGGCGGTCGCCCTGCCGGAAGACCGTCTCGGCGGCCCCGCCGGGGCGCAGGCTGAGGCTGCCCTCGCCGAGCGCGATAGCCGGCGCCGGCGCGCTCAGGACCTCGATGCGGCTCCCGGCTTGAGCCAAAAAGGTAGGGTCGTCGCCCCGCTCGAGGTAGCGCCCGAACTGCCTCACCGCCTCCTGCCGGCGGCCGTCGGCCGCGTAGAGGCTGGCGAGCGCGAAGTGGACGCCGGGCTCGTCCGGGTAGAGGAGAAGCGCCGCCTCCAAGTCCTCGATGGACTCCGCGTTGACGCCCTGGTCGTGGAGGAGCGCGGCGTCGTAGCTGCTCATGGCCTCCGCGAGCCGGCCGGTCACGGTCTCCACCAGCCCCAGGTTGTACCAGGCGATGACCTGACTGTCATCTAGCGAGATAGCCCGGAGGCTCGCCTCCTCGCTGCGCTCCAAAAAGCCCAGGAGGTAGTAGGCCCAGCCCAGGTTGGTCCAGTAGAGATCGCTCTGTGGCGCCAGCCGCGTCGCCACCACCAGGGCCCGGGCGGCGGCCAAGGCGTCGTCCTGGTCAAAGGCGATAAAGGAGCGGCGCTCAAAGGCGTAGAGCAGGGTCGGCGCCTGACGGCCGAGCCTCTCGGTCAGCCTGGCCTCGAGGTCCAAGTCGCCGAGCACGCCCGCGGCCAGGCTGGCCGCCAAGGTCGCCGCCATCGGCGTCTCGCCCAAGCCGGCGAGCGCCTCCTGGGCGCGCTCCGGCTCCTGGTCCGCCAGATGCAGAGCCCGCGCCGCGGCGCCGAAGGGGTAGCCCGCCGCTGCCTCGAAGGCCGCGTCGGCGCCCTCTGAGTCACCCTGGCTGCGGCGCAGCAGGGCGACCCAGAGGCTCGGGACGGGAAGCCCCGAGCTTTCGGCCAGCCGCGCAAAGGCCTCCTCGGCGCGCGCCTCGCTCACATCACCGAGGCTGAGTGCCAAGGCCGCGCCCAGGTAGGACTCCGGGGCCTCGCCGCCCTCCTGGACGGTGCGGATCTCGTCCAAGAGCGTCTGCCAGTCCGGCTCGGCCTCCGGCGCCTCCAGCGCCTGCTCGAGCGCCTCGGTCGCGTCGCCGGCAAAACCCGCGCCGATGAGCACGAGCGCCCGCACGTAATCGCCGTAGGCCGTCGACAGGTCGAGCGAGAGGTCGAAGTCCGTCCCGGCCGCTCCCGGGGCGGGAGGCAGGTCCAGGGCCTCTCTTATCACCCGCGCCGCCCCGGCCGCCAGCGTCCCCGGCGCCGCAGGGGGCGCCTGAAAGTGGTAGCGGCGCGTACCCTCCGCCGTCGCCACGAAGAGCAGCAGCTCGAGGCGGCTGTCGCGCACGAAGACCTCGCCGCTCACCGCCGCGTCCGCGCCAAAAGCACCCCGCAAGAGTTGCGCGCCGGCCGCCGAGGCCGCCTCGAAGGGCGTGTCGAGAAAAGCGAGCGGGCTGACAAAGCCCTCGCCGGTCGCCAAGAGGGGTACGAGCAGCGGCGTGAGCTCGGGTCTTATGACCTCGAGGCGGCCCTCCTGCGCCGGGCTTGGCGCCGTGGTCAGGGCCGTGGTCAGGGCTGTCGCCAGCCTGTCGGCCACGGCCGTCCCCAGCAGGGTCTCCTGGCTGGTAAAAGGGTAGACGACGAGGCTCCGCGCCTCCTGGGCCGGCGCCGTAGCCATGAGCGCAAGCGCGACGAGAAAAGTTCGCAAGACGAGCATCCAAACCTCCGTGCCCCTACGGTATCACCTTTGCGGTCTATCACCTGCCGAATGAGAAACCGGACGCCCAGAGAGAACGGCAGCCTGGAGCAGCCTCGCGCACGGGCCGTCGAGCACGAACCGCACCGCCGGCTGAGAGCTTAGGGCCACTGGGCCCCGGACCTATGCTTAGGGCCACTGGGCCCCGGACCTACTCGAGCAAGCCTTCGAACTCGTCCAGAATCCCCTCGGCCGCGTCGCCGCTTCTGGCGATGACGAAGATGGTGTTCTGGCCGGCCAGGGTGCCGACGATGCCCTCGCGCTCGAGCTTGTCGATGACAAAGGCGATGCCCGAGGCGTGGCCCTCGTCGGTGCGGATCACGATGATGTTGTCGCCGCGGTCCAGGTCGCGCACGAAGAGGCGGAAGCGGTCGCGCAGCTCGCCGATCACGTCCTCCTGGAGCATGAGCGGCGTGGAGCGGTAGCGGTGGCGACCCTCGCCGGCGGGCAGGCGGATCAGCCTCAGCTCGTTGACGTCGCGGCTGATGGTCGCCTGGGTGACCTTGATGCCGCGGTTCCCTAAGTGCTCGGCGATCTCGGCCTGGGTCGAGATGAATTCGGTCTCGACGAGCTCTTCGATGAGGCGGTGGCGGTAGTCTTTGCTTGGCATGCGATAATTATACATCAATTTATTCAAAATGCTATACATCCCGGCACCCCTGGCCCGCGGCCTGCCTGGGCAACCGCGACGAAGGGACCGGCCACGTCAGCGGCTCGCCAGCGCCCGGTCCAGGATCACCTCGGCCAGCGCGCGCTTGCTCGTGCGCGCTAGGGCCTCGCTGTGGCCGTCCGGCCACACCAGGGTGAGTTCGTTGTCGTCGCCGCCGAAGGGCGTGGCGGCCTGGGCGGGATAGTTGAGGCAGATGAAGTCGAGGCCCTTGCGCGCCGCTTTGCTCTGCGCCCGCGCCACGCCCTGGTGCGTCTCCATGGCGAAGCCCACCACCACCTGCCGCCCCTTGCGTTCCTTGAGGGTCTCGAGAATGTCGGGGGTGCGGACGAGAGCCAAGGTCTGCCTCTCCCCCTCTTTGGGCTGCTTTTCAGCGAGCATGGTCTCCGCCCGCCAATCCGCCACCGCCGCGGTCATGACGAGCAGGTCGCAGGCGCCGAAGTGCTCTTTGAGCGCGGCGAGCATCTCCTCGGCCGACTCGACCTCATGAACGGCGACGCCGTGGGGCTCCGGCAGCGCGGTAGGCCCGCTCACCAGGGTGACCGCCGCGCCGCGGTCGCGCGCCGCCGCGGCGACGGCGTAGCCCATCTTGCCCGAACTCGGATTGGAGAGAAAGCGCACCGGGTCCAAGAACTCCCGCGTCGGCCCGGCCGAGACCAGGACGCGCAAACCTTCCATATCGCGTCCCGGGTCGCGCTGTTCCAGGAGACCCGGCAGGGCCCGCACGATGTCCTCGGGCTCCGCCATGCGGCCGACGCCGCTGCCCTCGCCCTTGGCCGCCAGGGGGCCCGTGGCGGGACCGAGAAAGCGGTGGCCGAAGCCCTCTAACGCCCGCACATTGGCCTGAACCGCCGGGTGCGCCCACATGGCGGTGTTCATGGCCGGCACCCAGACCACCCGCGGCACGCCGGCCAAGACGAGCGCCGAGACCACGTCGTCGGCGCGGCCCGTGGCGGCACTGGCGAGCGCGTCCGCGCTGGCCGGCGCGACCAGCAGCAGGTCGGCCCAGCGCGCCAACTCGAGGTGCAGGGCGCGGCCGTCCGGACTAAACCAGGCGGCGCGGTCAAAGACGCTCCCCCCGGCGGCGACCGCCAGGGAGAGCGGGGTGACGAAACGGTAGCCGTCATCCGTCGCCGCCGCGCGAACCCCGTGCCCCGCCTCGGCGAGGCGCCGCAGGAGCGCCGGCGTCTTGACGGCGGCCACCCCGCCCGTCGCGGCGACCACGATATTCATGCCGTGACTTTCATGCTGTAACGT from Deinococcota bacterium includes:
- the coaBC gene encoding bifunctional phosphopantothenoylcysteine decarboxylase/phosphopantothenate--cysteine ligase CoaBC yields the protein MNIVVAATGGVAAVKTPALLRRLAEAGHGVRAAATDDGYRFVTPLSLAVAAGGSVFDRAAWFSPDGRALHLELARWADLLLVAPASADALASAATGRADDVVSALVLAGVPRVVWVPAMNTAMWAHPAVQANVRALEGFGHRFLGPATGPLAAKGEGSGVGRMAEPEDIVRALPGLLEQRDPGRDMEGLRVLVSAGPTREFLDPVRFLSNPSSGKMGYAVAAAARDRGAAVTLVSGPTALPEPHGVAVHEVESAEEMLAALKEHFGACDLLVMTAAVADWRAETMLAEKQPKEGERQTLALVRTPDILETLKERKGRQVVVGFAMETHQGVARAQSKAARKGLDFICLNYPAQAATPFGGDDNELTLVWPDGHSEALARTSKRALAEVILDRALASR
- the argR gene encoding arginine repressor, yielding MPSKDYRHRLIEELVETEFISTQAEIAEHLGNRGIKVTQATISRDVNELRLIRLPAGEGRHRYRSTPLMLQEDVIGELRDRFRLFVRDLDRGDNIIVIRTDEGHASGIAFVIDKLEREGIVGTLAGQNTIFVIARSGDAAEGILDEFEGLLE